In Deltaproteobacteria bacterium, a single genomic region encodes these proteins:
- a CDS encoding PAS domain-containing protein, whose product MAPESVRALASSSRSGAGRSAPATAAASRRISYFMLFRLGLLAMFTVLAGAFTLASDQAVTTNTSIGVWATLVLGYAVTIAYARWLPRARDLPRFAWTQTVIDIVLAAVAVTLTGGIDSGLVTLYPLAVLGAAIMGGRRHTWGAVIACTVVFGLMSILEQSGVLTPQTMGGVWLPLPRREATLLVLRTLGALLGVGLLSSYLAVQLQASVSQVGNLRALNDNIVRSVNSGLLTVDTYDRLLFFNPAAREMLMLQDEDIGAPLSSVLPELASASRGDTARIDLAHRLIDGRTIRIGLTRVPLLDAQGIEIGRVINFQDVTRLHELGERVRRNDRLAALGGMAASVAHEIRNPLASISGSAELLSTAQLDEEDARLLAIIRRESSRLSDMIRDLLAFTRPRAPEPVRLDLARAVRETTEAFAADPNNVGVTVVFDGSPGAEVDVDPVQLGQVLWNLMRNAAEAMHGRGELRVEVFADGPEVKIAVSDDGVGISGERLESIFDPFFTTKEHGTGFGLAIVHRIVEDNGGSIRVASAVGAGSTFTVVFPRAQDRVEVSSSGELSLD is encoded by the coding sequence ATGGCACCCGAGTCCGTGCGCGCGCTGGCGTCGTCTTCCCGCTCCGGCGCTGGCCGCAGTGCGCCGGCGACTGCCGCCGCATCGCGGCGCATCTCGTACTTCATGCTGTTCCGGCTGGGCTTGCTGGCGATGTTCACCGTGCTGGCCGGCGCCTTCACGCTCGCCAGCGACCAGGCGGTGACGACCAACACCAGCATCGGGGTGTGGGCGACGCTGGTGCTCGGCTACGCGGTGACGATCGCCTACGCGCGGTGGCTGCCGCGCGCGCGCGACCTGCCGCGCTTCGCATGGACCCAGACTGTCATCGACATCGTGCTGGCGGCGGTCGCGGTGACCCTGACCGGGGGCATCGACTCTGGACTCGTCACGCTCTACCCGCTGGCGGTGCTGGGCGCTGCGATCATGGGCGGCCGGCGCCATACCTGGGGCGCCGTGATCGCCTGCACGGTCGTGTTCGGGCTGATGAGCATCCTCGAGCAGAGCGGTGTGCTCACGCCCCAGACCATGGGCGGCGTGTGGCTACCGCTGCCGCGACGCGAAGCGACGCTGCTGGTGCTTCGCACCCTGGGCGCGCTGCTGGGCGTGGGCCTGTTGTCGTCGTACCTCGCCGTGCAGCTGCAGGCCTCGGTGTCACAGGTCGGCAACCTGCGCGCGCTCAACGACAACATCGTGCGCTCGGTGAACTCCGGCCTGTTGACGGTCGATACCTACGACCGGCTGCTGTTCTTCAACCCCGCCGCGCGCGAGATGCTGATGTTGCAGGACGAGGACATCGGCGCGCCGCTGTCGTCGGTGCTGCCCGAGCTCGCCAGTGCGAGCCGCGGCGACACGGCCCGCATCGACCTCGCACACCGTCTGATCGACGGCCGGACGATCCGCATCGGCTTGACGCGGGTGCCACTGCTCGACGCGCAGGGCATCGAGATCGGGCGCGTCATCAACTTCCAGGACGTCACCCGACTGCACGAGCTCGGCGAGCGCGTGCGTCGCAACGACCGGCTCGCAGCGTTGGGTGGCATGGCGGCCTCGGTGGCCCACGAGATCCGCAACCCCCTGGCGTCGATCTCGGGCTCTGCAGAGCTGCTGTCGACCGCGCAGCTCGATGAAGAGGACGCGCGCCTGCTCGCCATCATCCGCCGCGAGTCGAGCCGCCTCTCCGACATGATCCGCGACCTACTGGCGTTCACGCGCCCGCGCGCGCCCGAGCCGGTGCGCCTCGATCTCGCGCGAGCCGTACGCGAGACCACCGAGGCGTTCGCCGCCGATCCCAACAACGTCGGCGTCACGGTGGTGTTCGACGGCAGCCCCGGCGCCGAGGTCGACGTCGACCCGGTCCAGCTGGGCCAGGTGCTGTGGAACCTGATGCGCAACGCCGCCGAGGCCATGCACGGACGCGGCGAGCTGCGCGTCGAGGTCTTTGCCGACGGTCCAGAGGTGAAGATCGCGGTCTCGGACGACGGCGTGGGCATCAGCGGCGAGCGGCTCGAGTCGATCTTCGACCCCTTCTTCACCACCAAGGAGCACGGCACCGGCTTCGGGCTGGCGATCGTGCACCGCATCGTCGAGGACAACGGCGGCTCGATCCGCGTGGCCTCGGCGGTCGGCGCAGGCAGCACCTTCACGGTGGTGTTCCCGCGGGCGCAGGACCGCGTCGAGGTCTCGTCGAGCGGCGAGCTGTCGCTCGACTGA
- a CDS encoding Ig-like domain-containing protein translates to MIVRAAAAGIPAALVLGLACTRVSDHQRFELADEPLTITASVPSGGAVDVPTTTAVDLCFSNLVDPRSILVTDAQTSSGQSAFDSELSLQLLPWTGPGGEALTQPTAPWCDGSVLSVVPKAELSPSLLYRVRVVPRARGWGGEILDTTTPGWVVEGDRRRYTVEFTTTATPATVDPPPPSVGIVHFDELFTDGRVFDPRRAICSCHRDPDDLAYRLLDLDDRDTAWAQLALETRARDTGFPMISQRRASESFLVHKLLRDHDGEALQDVLGDPMPPDEPLPYAEYVDVATWIQNGAQR, encoded by the coding sequence GTGATCGTGCGAGCAGCCGCCGCTGGCATCCCCGCGGCGCTCGTGCTGGGTCTCGCCTGCACCCGCGTATCCGACCACCAGCGCTTCGAGCTCGCCGACGAGCCGCTCACGATCACGGCATCGGTCCCGAGCGGCGGCGCGGTCGATGTGCCGACCACGACCGCGGTGGATCTCTGCTTCTCGAACCTGGTCGATCCGCGCTCCATCCTGGTCACCGACGCGCAGACCAGCTCGGGCCAGTCCGCCTTCGACAGCGAGCTGTCGCTGCAGCTGCTGCCGTGGACCGGCCCCGGCGGCGAAGCGCTGACGCAACCGACCGCGCCGTGGTGCGACGGCAGCGTGCTGTCGGTGGTGCCCAAGGCCGAGCTGTCGCCGAGCCTGCTGTACCGCGTGCGCGTGGTGCCCCGCGCCCGCGGCTGGGGCGGCGAGATCCTCGACACCACCACGCCGGGCTGGGTGGTCGAGGGCGACCGCCGCCGCTACACCGTGGAGTTCACCACCACCGCCACGCCGGCGACGGTCGATCCACCGCCGCCTTCGGTGGGCATCGTCCACTTCGACGAGCTGTTCACCGATGGCCGCGTGTTCGATCCGCGCCGCGCGATCTGCAGCTGCCACCGCGACCCCGACGATCTCGCCTACCGCCTGCTCGACCTCGACGATCGCGACACCGCGTGGGCCCAGCTCGCGCTCGAGACCCGCGCCCGCGACACCGGCTTCCCGATGATCTCGCAGCGCCGCGCCTCGGAGAGCTTCCTCGTGCACAAGCTGCTGCGCGACCACGACGGCGAAGCCCTGCAAGATGTGCTCGGCGATCCGATGCCACCCGACGAGCCGCTGCCGTACGCCGAATATGTCGATGTCGCGACGTGGATCCAAAACGGCGCGCAGCGCTAG
- a CDS encoding TolC family protein translates to MMRRGGLLTIACVLACASTKPERVRREVGDLVAARTGIDEGITPKQDAEARASVQRRIDEILREPLTVDGALRVALLGNASLQASLEQLGVAQAELVEAGLLENPMLSADLVNSTRGNGLGGGLALSTSLLSAFLIPAKRRLAKAKLRHAVMTVGQGTLALVRDVRVAFADVQAAEASATLHRELVQAAELANDLAQAQSEAGNLPDLDRERFAAALDDARLELADALLEVTVAREHCNRLMGLWGDRVQWRLAAELPAPPSGEAELATLEGRGVRDRLDVSSARAEVDAMLLALKLRRRGIVPQVEVGVTARNEVGNDPGHEWVLGPNVAIEIPIFDPGHADFAMLQARLRQSQHQLQHAAIVARSEIRELRERLLTARRKAEYFAAEVLPRRKAIVERALEQYNGMLIGTYELLETRSGQVEARHGYVEALRDYWAARAELELAVGGRLE, encoded by the coding sequence GTGATGCGCCGCGGCGGCTTGCTCACGATCGCGTGCGTGCTGGCGTGTGCGAGCACCAAGCCCGAGCGAGTGCGCCGCGAGGTCGGCGACCTGGTGGCCGCGCGTACCGGCATCGACGAGGGCATCACGCCCAAGCAGGACGCCGAGGCCCGCGCCAGCGTGCAGCGCCGCATCGATGAGATCCTCCGCGAGCCGCTGACGGTCGACGGCGCGCTGCGGGTCGCGCTGCTCGGCAATGCCTCGCTGCAGGCCTCGCTCGAGCAGCTCGGCGTGGCCCAGGCCGAGCTGGTCGAGGCCGGCCTGCTCGAGAATCCGATGCTCTCGGCCGATCTCGTGAACTCGACCCGCGGCAACGGGCTCGGCGGCGGCTTGGCGCTCTCGACCAGCCTGTTGTCGGCGTTCCTCATCCCCGCCAAGCGGCGGCTCGCGAAGGCCAAGCTGCGCCACGCGGTGATGACGGTGGGGCAGGGCACGCTGGCGCTCGTGCGCGACGTGCGGGTGGCGTTCGCCGACGTGCAGGCGGCCGAGGCCAGCGCGACGCTGCACCGCGAGCTCGTACAGGCCGCCGAGCTCGCCAACGACCTCGCGCAGGCGCAGAGCGAGGCGGGCAACCTGCCCGATCTCGATCGCGAGCGCTTCGCGGCTGCGCTCGACGACGCGCGGCTCGAGCTCGCCGACGCGCTGCTCGAGGTCACGGTTGCGCGCGAGCACTGCAACCGGCTGATGGGTCTGTGGGGCGATCGCGTGCAATGGCGGCTCGCGGCCGAGTTGCCGGCCCCGCCGTCGGGCGAGGCCGAGCTCGCCACGCTCGAGGGCCGCGGCGTCCGCGATCGGCTCGACGTCTCCTCGGCCCGCGCCGAGGTCGACGCGATGCTGCTGGCGCTGAAGCTGCGCCGCCGCGGGATCGTGCCCCAGGTCGAGGTCGGCGTCACTGCGCGCAACGAAGTCGGCAACGACCCCGGTCACGAGTGGGTGCTCGGGCCCAACGTCGCGATCGAGATCCCCATCTTCGATCCCGGCCACGCCGACTTCGCGATGCTGCAGGCGCGCCTGCGACAGTCCCAGCACCAGCTGCAACACGCCGCGATCGTGGCGCGCTCGGAGATCCGCGAGCTACGCGAGCGCCTCCTGACCGCGCGCCGCAAGGCCGAGTACTTCGCGGCCGAGGTGCTGCCGCGACGCAAGGCCATCGTCGAGCGTGCGCTCGAGCAGTACAACGGCATGCTGATCGGCACCTATGAGCTGCTCGAGACCCGCTCGGGCCAGGTCGAAGCGCGCCACGGGTACGTCGAGGCGCTGCGCGACTACTGGGCCGCCCGCGCCGAGCTCGAGCTCGCGGTCGGCGGCCGCCTCGAGTGA
- a CDS encoding bifunctional riboflavin kinase/FMN adenylyltransferase, with protein sequence MPALDIRRQATPLPEGTAACLGAFDGLHRGHQALLAQARALGGRVALVTFEPHPQRVLAPDRAPPLLLGAAQRERLAATLGVDTLVLLPFDAAMAQMDARTFVRTQLLEGLRPAAVIVGADFRFGAQRLGDVALLGDALAAAGVTLHVVPPVPAPPDVAAGPATEHDNPIRNNQIGNQISNQISNKITTKKISSSTIRDALARGEVGYAAQLLGRPHAVVGEVVHGAKRGRTIGIPTANLRCGDALLPRPGIYAVRVSAWDPAALPELAAPHDAVASLGTNPTFTGTGAPLVLEAHVLDRDLGERLYGHMLQLEFVARLRDEQRYTTVEALVAQIHDDIAHARRELARTP encoded by the coding sequence ATGCCCGCCCTCGACATCCGCCGTCAGGCCACGCCGCTGCCCGAAGGCACCGCGGCGTGTCTCGGCGCCTTCGATGGCCTGCACCGCGGCCATCAGGCCCTGCTCGCGCAGGCGCGCGCGCTCGGGGGCCGCGTCGCGCTGGTGACCTTCGAGCCCCACCCGCAGCGCGTGCTGGCGCCCGATCGCGCGCCACCGTTGCTGCTCGGCGCCGCGCAGCGCGAGCGGTTGGCCGCCACGCTCGGTGTCGACACCCTGGTGCTGCTGCCGTTCGACGCCGCGATGGCGCAGATGGACGCACGCACCTTCGTGCGCACGCAGCTGCTCGAGGGCCTGCGACCGGCCGCGGTGATCGTGGGCGCGGACTTCCGCTTCGGCGCGCAACGACTGGGCGACGTCGCGCTGCTGGGCGACGCGCTCGCGGCCGCCGGCGTGACGCTCCACGTGGTGCCGCCGGTGCCGGCTCCGCCCGATGTCGCGGCCGGCCCCGCGACCGAGCACGACAATCCCATCCGCAACAACCAGATTGGCAACCAGATCAGCAACCAGATCAGCAACAAGATCACCACCAAGAAGATCAGCAGCTCGACCATCCGCGACGCGCTCGCGCGCGGCGAGGTCGGCTACGCTGCGCAGCTGCTGGGCCGCCCGCACGCGGTGGTCGGCGAGGTCGTGCACGGGGCCAAGCGCGGTCGCACAATCGGCATCCCCACCGCCAACCTCCGCTGCGGCGACGCATTGCTGCCGCGCCCCGGCATCTATGCCGTCCGCGTATCGGCATGGGATCCCGCGGCGCTGCCCGAGCTCGCAGCGCCGCACGACGCCGTCGCCAGCCTCGGCACCAACCCCACCTTCACCGGCACCGGCGCGCCGCTCGTGCTCGAGGCCCATGTGCTCGACCGCGATCTCGGCGAGCGACTGTACGGCCACATGCTGCAGCTCGAGTTCGTCGCGCGCCTGCGCGACGAGCAGCGCTACACCACGGTCGAGGCCCTGGTCGCGCAGATCCACGACGACATTGCCCACGCGCGACGGGAGCTGGCGCGCACGCCATGA
- a CDS encoding ketoacyl-ACP synthase III: MKLVGAAAAVPKTIVKPSFAYEKFPQFDVDRIVGNTGVLQKREAAPGTTATDLCIAAAGPLLERLGWARDSVDAVILVTMLPDHYLPASSHRAHEQLGLSPRCLVFDINLGCSGFTHGLLVLDGLIASGVVKRALLLCGEVVTGAFKPRAADLEHRSDLANALLIGDAGTAVALSNEGKQLKAARFGADGSGFQQIIVQGGGARCFIQPSLFERRQEEDEIRRPIDLTLKGPQILTFAMKQVPPLLDEVLAAAEWTRDEVDQFVFHQANKFMLNFLRTRMKVPAEKVPLSIEEFGNTSSASIPLTMVVRGGEHLDRPTKWVLLGFGVGLSWSGVALETDSIITVPLVEV, translated from the coding sequence ATGAAGTTGGTGGGCGCAGCGGCCGCGGTGCCGAAGACGATCGTGAAGCCGAGCTTCGCGTACGAGAAGTTCCCCCAGTTCGATGTCGATCGCATCGTCGGCAACACCGGCGTACTGCAGAAGCGCGAGGCGGCCCCGGGCACCACCGCGACCGACCTGTGCATTGCCGCCGCCGGCCCGCTGCTCGAGCGGCTGGGGTGGGCGCGCGACAGCGTCGACGCCGTCATCTTGGTGACGATGCTGCCGGATCACTATCTGCCGGCCAGCTCGCACCGCGCCCATGAGCAGCTGGGTCTGTCGCCGCGCTGCCTGGTGTTCGACATCAACCTCGGCTGCTCGGGCTTCACCCACGGCCTGCTCGTGCTCGACGGCCTCATCGCTTCGGGGGTGGTGAAGCGCGCGCTGCTGCTGTGCGGCGAGGTCGTCACCGGCGCGTTCAAGCCCCGTGCGGCCGACCTCGAGCACCGCTCCGACCTCGCCAACGCGCTGCTCATCGGCGACGCCGGCACCGCGGTGGCCCTGTCCAACGAGGGCAAGCAGCTCAAGGCCGCGAGGTTCGGCGCCGACGGCAGTGGCTTCCAGCAGATCATCGTGCAGGGTGGTGGTGCGCGCTGCTTCATCCAGCCGTCGCTGTTCGAGCGCCGGCAAGAAGAAGACGAGATCCGGCGGCCCATCGACCTCACGCTGAAGGGCCCGCAGATCCTGACCTTCGCGATGAAGCAGGTCCCGCCGCTGCTCGACGAGGTGTTGGCGGCGGCCGAGTGGACGCGCGACGAGGTCGACCAGTTCGTGTTCCACCAGGCCAACAAGTTCATGCTCAACTTCCTGCGCACGCGCATGAAGGTGCCGGCCGAGAAGGTGCCGCTGTCGATCGAGGAGTTCGGCAACACCTCGAGCGCCTCGATCCCGCTGACCATGGTCGTGCGCGGCGGCGAGCACCTCGACAGACCCACCAAGTGGGTGCTGCTGGGCTTCGGCGTGGGCCTGTCGTGGTCGGGCGTCGCGCTCGAGACCGACAGCATCATCACCGTGCCGCTGGTCGAGGTATGA
- a CDS encoding acyltransferase, translated as MFGIVGFLQQSCDPDLTKQVLRRFGANIHPDAWPIGPNITMHDCPNDFSNLTIGAHAHIGRQVFFDMADKIIIEDSVAIGMRTIILTHLNMGHGYPNKPVQHFFPLRQKPTIFRRGCSVGAGAIIACGVEIGEDSVVNAGVLVDRDVPPRTWVSSSRQKPDLRLPDRLFESIAKRKSEESAG; from the coding sequence ATGTTCGGCATCGTGGGTTTCCTGCAGCAGAGCTGCGACCCCGACCTCACCAAGCAGGTGTTGCGGCGCTTCGGCGCCAACATCCACCCGGATGCATGGCCGATCGGGCCCAACATCACGATGCACGACTGCCCCAACGACTTCTCGAACCTGACGATCGGCGCCCACGCCCACATCGGGCGGCAGGTGTTCTTCGACATGGCCGACAAGATCATCATCGAGGACAGCGTCGCGATCGGCATGCGCACGATCATCTTGACGCACCTCAACATGGGCCACGGCTATCCCAACAAGCCCGTGCAGCACTTCTTTCCGCTGCGCCAGAAGCCGACCATCTTCCGCCGCGGCTGCTCGGTCGGCGCCGGGGCCATCATCGCGTGCGGCGTCGAGATCGGTGAGGACTCGGTGGTCAACGCCGGCGTGCTGGTCGATCGCGACGTGCCGCCGCGCACGTGGGTGTCGAGCTCGCGGCAGAAGCCGGATCTGCGGCTGCCGGATCGACTGTTCGAGAGCATCGCGAAGCGCAAGTCCGAGGAGTCGGCCGGCTAG
- a CDS encoding DUF2723 domain-containing protein: MDAADGPSRHGAVLAASVAFAWLSVGTTPAFAWLDAGELGAAGAELGVMHPPGMPGLVALLRLAASVPIGPIGWRMAQVSAAAGALAVAMTVRLLQRRGVHVGVTIGAVVWMLCGLTFLRHGRGVEIYVPALAALTVVADGLDPARPGERLGPKLQATFVATWAIWGFAELRMLLPPLLLAVWIPAVRRGRAYGAWAPLVVTMASACLCTLPLSSARAPLADWGDPQTLSRLLDHVLARSIQGAYADEMLPRSAALWLANADAMWTRACEDLGPSGPVLAALALLAGWVGPARLADRRALATITWWLLGSAAFAIAINPMGGADRQTGLVFDWCAIVLVAVSVDRWLQPRPRLRLAALPLLWLVLTLPAALRSLDDFATMRSWAPHAWARGALSQLPPGTLLLTQSDDLSAGVLWLRAVEGARPDVMAHAGQHLGKRPPDRIDAAFVPVWQAVTQAAGEAARIEAAIAAAPGGVALEHAHAGVFQNVRLVANAGELPLSLVDPTLASARRASRSIAHEADTAIARWSPWLECDEDRRRLAVAIAEAVRPWVRGGGDLGEAAAALQSSLLRVDADHIGAMISLGGVFDRMGDVASAYEWTLRAYERDPSRQVTLLNLALYRARLPAPAGAAPQAAIDEALAWVDRAIALRPWRPEPWLRRAELLEASGDAEGAAAARARAAASLPTAGVPP, encoded by the coding sequence GTGGACGCAGCGGACGGGCCTTCGCGGCATGGAGCCGTGCTCGCGGCGTCGGTCGCCTTCGCGTGGCTGTCGGTGGGGACCACGCCCGCGTTCGCGTGGCTCGACGCCGGCGAGCTGGGGGCCGCCGGCGCCGAGCTGGGCGTGATGCACCCGCCCGGGATGCCGGGCCTGGTCGCGTTGCTGCGACTGGCGGCGAGCGTGCCGATCGGTCCGATTGGCTGGCGCATGGCCCAGGTCAGCGCGGCCGCTGGCGCGCTCGCGGTCGCGATGACGGTCCGCCTGCTGCAGCGCCGCGGCGTGCACGTCGGCGTCACGATCGGTGCGGTGGTGTGGATGCTGTGTGGCCTCACGTTCCTGCGCCACGGCCGGGGCGTGGAGATCTACGTGCCCGCGCTCGCGGCCCTCACCGTGGTCGCGGACGGCCTCGATCCCGCGCGGCCCGGCGAGCGACTCGGACCCAAGCTGCAGGCGACCTTCGTGGCGACGTGGGCGATCTGGGGCTTCGCCGAGCTGCGCATGCTGCTGCCGCCGTTGCTGCTGGCGGTGTGGATCCCGGCGGTGCGACGCGGCCGTGCCTACGGCGCGTGGGCACCACTGGTGGTCACGATGGCGTCGGCGTGTCTGTGCACCCTGCCGCTGTCGTCCGCGCGGGCGCCGTTGGCCGACTGGGGCGATCCGCAGACGCTGTCGCGCCTGCTCGATCACGTGCTCGCGCGATCGATCCAGGGCGCCTACGCGGACGAGATGCTGCCGCGCTCGGCCGCGCTGTGGCTCGCGAACGCCGACGCGATGTGGACCCGCGCTTGCGAAGATCTCGGCCCTTCGGGTCCGGTGCTCGCGGCACTCGCATTGCTCGCGGGTTGGGTCGGGCCCGCACGTCTGGCCGATCGTCGCGCGCTCGCGACGATCACGTGGTGGCTGCTCGGCAGCGCCGCGTTCGCGATCGCGATCAACCCCATGGGCGGTGCCGATCGTCAGACCGGGTTGGTGTTCGACTGGTGCGCGATCGTGCTGGTGGCGGTCAGCGTCGATCGGTGGTTGCAGCCGCGACCGCGCCTGCGGCTGGCCGCGCTGCCGCTGCTGTGGCTGGTGCTCACGCTGCCGGCTGCGCTGCGCTCGCTCGACGATTTCGCAACCATGCGCTCGTGGGCGCCCCACGCCTGGGCCCGCGGTGCGCTGTCGCAGCTGCCTCCGGGCACGCTGTTGCTGACGCAGTCCGACGATCTCTCGGCGGGTGTGCTGTGGCTGCGCGCGGTCGAGGGCGCGCGTCCGGACGTGATGGCGCACGCCGGGCAGCACCTCGGCAAGCGGCCGCCCGATCGCATCGATGCCGCGTTCGTGCCGGTGTGGCAGGCGGTCACGCAGGCCGCTGGCGAGGCCGCGCGGATCGAGGCCGCGATCGCGGCGGCGCCCGGCGGGGTCGCGCTCGAGCACGCCCACGCCGGCGTGTTCCAGAACGTACGCCTGGTCGCCAATGCCGGCGAGCTGCCGCTATCGCTGGTCGATCCGACCCTGGCGAGCGCCCGTCGTGCGTCGCGATCGATCGCGCACGAGGCCGACACCGCAATCGCACGGTGGTCGCCGTGGCTCGAGTGCGACGAGGATCGGCGGCGCCTGGCGGTCGCGATCGCCGAGGCCGTGCGGCCGTGGGTGCGAGGCGGCGGAGATCTGGGCGAGGCAGCGGCGGCGCTGCAGTCGTCGCTGCTGCGCGTCGACGCCGATCACATCGGCGCGATGATCAGCCTCGGCGGCGTGTTCGATCGCATGGGCGACGTCGCGTCCGCCTACGAGTGGACGTTGCGGGCCTACGAGCGCGATCCGTCGCGGCAGGTCACGCTGCTGAACCTCGCGTTGTACCGCGCGCGCCTGCCCGCACCCGCCGGCGCCGCGCCGCAGGCTGCGATCGACGAGGCGCTGGCGTGGGTCGATCGCGCGATCGCACTGCGGCCGTGGCGGCCCGAGCCGTGGCTGCGACGCGCCGAGCTGCTCGAGGCCAGCGGCGATGCCGAAGGCGCAGCAGCGGCGCGGGCCCGGGCTGCGGCCTCGCTGCCCACCGCTGGCGTGCCCCCCTAG
- a CDS encoding DUF4398 domain-containing protein: MHFPTNPHAADPVDRRVAVAGARARSRGMVLAAALLAGCGPFGYLKKVAVDASRAVGQAEKAGAKEFAPYEYWGAVTYLEQSKVLMAYSEYDRAFDYGDRAKQLAEEAKRKAARRESGKMRETLEDKATQDEKNAAGKASAAGSVDSKAKPAGGGDK, encoded by the coding sequence ATGCACTTCCCGACGAACCCGCACGCCGCCGACCCCGTCGACCGCCGCGTCGCGGTCGCCGGCGCGCGCGCGCGCTCCCGGGGCATGGTGTTGGCGGCGGCACTGCTCGCCGGCTGCGGGCCGTTCGGCTACCTCAAGAAGGTCGCGGTCGATGCCAGCCGCGCGGTCGGTCAGGCCGAGAAGGCCGGTGCCAAGGAGTTCGCGCCCTACGAGTACTGGGGCGCGGTGACGTACCTCGAGCAGTCCAAGGTGTTGATGGCGTACAGCGAGTACGACCGCGCCTTCGACTATGGCGATCGCGCCAAGCAGCTCGCCGAGGAGGCCAAGCGCAAGGCCGCACGGCGCGAGTCGGGCAAGATGCGCGAGACCCTCGAGGACAAGGCCACGCAGGACGAGAAGAACGCCGCCGGCAAGGCCAGCGCGGCGGGCTCGGTCGACAGCAAGGCCAAGCCCGCTGGCGGGGGTGACAAGTGA
- a CDS encoding OmpA family protein: MSAAVDARGRRLALVVALLLPACIGQKLYGEVEGTQEQLQRVIRDGSKAINCAPKETAIAEANIKFATDALERGEYFRGKEHAEVASYNTERARRLTDPERCRDAPVGKVGDRDGDGYDDEADRCPDDPEDFDSFEDDDGCPDDDNDKDKIKDAARFENGQWVNLDKLDERDCRNEPEDYDGFEDEDGCPEPDNDKDGILDDPDQCKNDPEDFDNFQDDDGCPEADNDKDKLCDPWVGERGLQSKYEGECKGKDQCPDKPEDYDGDQDDDGCPDLKAEFDGCSVKISEKVFFKFNKWDIDPRSFELLDDVATVMNQVPEELHFRVEGHTDSKGSDKYNKKLSQNRANAVVDYLVKKGVKSNRVEPVGFGEEKPIDSNKTNDGRARNRRVEFNVSNANCKRNP; encoded by the coding sequence GTGAGCGCAGCCGTCGATGCGCGAGGGCGGCGGCTGGCGCTGGTGGTGGCGTTGCTGCTGCCGGCCTGCATCGGGCAGAAGCTGTACGGCGAGGTCGAAGGCACGCAGGAGCAGCTGCAGCGGGTCATCCGCGACGGCAGCAAGGCCATCAACTGCGCGCCCAAGGAGACCGCCATCGCCGAGGCCAACATCAAGTTCGCGACCGACGCGCTCGAGCGCGGCGAGTACTTCCGCGGCAAGGAGCACGCGGAGGTCGCCTCGTACAACACCGAGCGCGCGCGTCGACTGACCGACCCCGAGCGCTGCCGCGACGCGCCGGTCGGCAAGGTCGGTGACCGTGATGGCGACGGCTACGACGACGAGGCCGACCGCTGCCCCGACGATCCCGAGGACTTCGACAGCTTCGAGGACGACGACGGCTGCCCCGACGACGACAACGACAAGGACAAGATCAAGGACGCCGCGCGCTTCGAGAACGGCCAGTGGGTCAACCTCGACAAGCTCGACGAACGCGACTGCCGCAACGAGCCCGAGGACTACGACGGCTTCGAGGACGAGGACGGCTGCCCCGAGCCCGACAACGACAAGGACGGCATCCTCGACGACCCGGATCAGTGCAAGAACGACCCGGAGGACTTCGACAACTTCCAGGACGACGACGGCTGCCCCGAGGCCGACAACGACAAGGACAAGCTGTGCGACCCGTGGGTCGGCGAGCGCGGCCTGCAGTCGAAGTACGAGGGCGAGTGCAAGGGCAAGGACCAGTGTCCCGACAAGCCCGAGGACTACGACGGCGACCAGGACGACGACGGCTGCCCCGACCTCAAGGCCGAGTTCGACGGCTGCTCGGTCAAGATCAGCGAGAAGGTCTTCTTCAAGTTCAACAAGTGGGACATCGACCCGCGCAGCTTCGAGCTGCTCGACGACGTCGCCACCGTGATGAACCAGGTGCCCGAGGAGCTGCACTTCCGCGTCGAGGGCCACACCGACAGCAAGGGCTCGGACAAGTACAACAAGAAGCTGTCGCAGAACCGCGCCAACGCGGTGGTCGACTACCTCGTCAAGAAGGGCGTGAAGTCGAACCGCGTCGAGCCGGTCGGCTTCGGTGAAGAGAAGCCCATCGACAGCAACAAGACCAACGACGGTCGTGCACGCAACCGCCGCGTGGAGTTCAACGTCTCCAACGCGAACTGCAAGCGCAACCCGTGA